One genomic segment of Chitinophaga sancti includes these proteins:
- a CDS encoding TlpA disulfide reductase family protein gives MRFIISFLIVIICPCLLYGQKKFKLTLVVPDSTVAKNFSCYYYEFSRRAYLPITPSYNNNQVTFSHSYNTLYAQLFIDYGSGKAKPGISIVTTDKPAIVTISGPINEAAPFNNYTLKNAQNFDQESSAMIEYIKDTRNNYLRMYDSITPKLISGDSLNFNKLKAAKIAMESKRLDYICSHPNSYYSFISFEKYSIGVLSPGLLLQRFSSTFPAKFRNCEEGIAIKNFLMNRAVLEEKKKALSFTTKDIDNNPVILKNIYARKHVLLVFWGTWCKPCIEEIPLLREIRVQYSKEQLEIISVASQSKPEKVRQLIKEQQMDWIHIVNQEDIIQLYQVNVYPEMYLIDTTGDIIYKSANNPTASFENLKKTLDAIHNN, from the coding sequence ATGAGGTTTATCATTTCTTTTCTTATCGTAATTATTTGCCCATGTTTACTTTATGGGCAAAAAAAATTCAAACTAACTTTAGTAGTGCCGGATAGTACCGTCGCCAAGAATTTTTCTTGCTACTACTATGAATTTAGCCGAAGGGCGTATTTACCAATTACCCCCTCTTATAATAATAATCAGGTAACCTTCTCTCATAGCTATAATACTTTATATGCACAGCTTTTTATAGATTATGGCTCCGGAAAAGCTAAACCAGGTATTTCAATTGTCACTACAGATAAACCTGCTATAGTGACAATCTCAGGGCCTATCAACGAAGCTGCTCCCTTCAATAATTATACATTAAAGAATGCGCAGAATTTTGACCAGGAAAGTTCTGCCATGATTGAATACATAAAAGATACTAGAAATAATTATCTGCGAATGTATGATTCAATTACCCCAAAATTGATTTCAGGGGATAGCCTTAACTTTAATAAACTTAAAGCAGCAAAAATTGCGATGGAATCCAAACGACTGGATTACATCTGTAGCCATCCTAATTCCTATTACTCCTTTATTTCGTTTGAAAAGTATTCCATTGGAGTTCTATCCCCAGGATTGCTTTTACAGCGGTTTTCGAGCACTTTTCCAGCAAAATTCAGAAATTGTGAGGAAGGTATTGCCATTAAAAATTTTTTAATGAATAGAGCCGTTTTAGAAGAGAAGAAAAAAGCCTTATCATTCACGACGAAAGACATCGACAATAATCCGGTTATATTGAAAAATATCTATGCCAGGAAGCATGTATTACTTGTTTTCTGGGGCACCTGGTGCAAACCATGTATAGAAGAGATTCCTTTATTGAGAGAAATAAGAGTGCAGTATTCTAAAGAACAACTGGAAATAATATCGGTGGCGAGCCAGTCAAAGCCAGAGAAAGTCCGCCAATTAATTAAAGAACAACAAATGGACTGGATTCATATTGTTAACCAGGAAGATATTATCCAGCTTTATCAAGTTAATGTTTATCCTGAGATGTACCTGATCGATACTACCGGAGACATTATTTACAAAAGCGCTAATAACCCTACAGCCAGTTTTGAGAATTTGAAGAAAACATTAGATGCTATCCATAATAATTAA
- a CDS encoding PepSY-associated TM helix domain-containing protein has protein sequence MKIKQFTKLSFKLHSWLGLILGLLYLFLGVSGSMLVFQKEIEQSWCKDLHQIDVPAAAERIPLDSLYRKVIFEHPHIRRMMVRKFPENPSDCYEFMLYLYQQGPTDNYLYSVFINPYTGEIIREGNFRSGKTSFFRWLYSAHYCFQIDKPGRLMAAIIALLFIISLFTGIVIYRKQIIKVVTFRAKFKFGNKTSFLSSLHRIIGVWCLVANFILFFTGFWMNKSLFLPAEWEIVPYQPKTFLIKGNLDQILENARNVAGFTPVSIMISAERERDIVVSGVFSSTTNLLYKGKGSDLYFDNYTNQLKLIDRIEEKSFPDRLYWMLKRLHVGDFDSLLLRWIYVIIGLTPGILSLTGFYLYWRRRWNGKKIIH, from the coding sequence ATGAAGATAAAGCAGTTCACAAAACTATCATTTAAATTGCATAGCTGGCTAGGTCTTATCCTGGGGCTGCTTTATCTTTTCCTGGGGGTTTCCGGTAGTATGTTGGTTTTCCAAAAGGAGATTGAGCAATCATGGTGCAAGGATCTGCATCAGATAGATGTACCTGCAGCTGCTGAACGAATTCCCTTAGATTCGCTATATAGGAAGGTCATCTTTGAACACCCACATATACGCAGGATGATGGTCCGAAAATTCCCTGAAAATCCGTCAGACTGCTATGAGTTTATGCTTTATCTATATCAGCAGGGACCTACTGATAACTATTTATATAGTGTATTTATTAACCCTTATACCGGTGAAATTATCAGGGAGGGAAATTTCCGTTCCGGGAAAACATCTTTCTTCAGATGGCTTTACTCCGCTCACTATTGTTTCCAGATCGATAAACCTGGACGACTAATGGCAGCTATTATTGCACTATTATTTATCATTAGTCTCTTTACAGGTATTGTCATTTACAGGAAACAGATAATCAAGGTGGTCACGTTCCGGGCAAAGTTTAAATTCGGGAACAAAACATCCTTTTTATCATCACTTCATAGGATAATAGGAGTATGGTGCCTGGTAGCCAATTTTATCTTATTTTTTACCGGTTTTTGGATGAATAAGTCACTCTTCCTACCAGCTGAATGGGAAATAGTTCCATATCAGCCTAAAACCTTTTTGATTAAAGGAAACCTTGATCAAATTTTGGAGAATGCAAGAAATGTAGCTGGATTTACACCTGTTTCAATAATGATTTCGGCTGAAAGAGAAAGGGATATTGTAGTCAGTGGTGTTTTTTCATCTACTACAAATTTGCTTTATAAAGGTAAAGGAAGTGATCTTTATTTTGACAATTATACAAATCAGCTCAAACTTATTGATCGGATTGAAGAAAAGTCTTTTCCTGACCGTTTATACTGGATGCTCAAACGGTTGCATGTAGGAGATTTTGATAGTCTTCTTTTACGGTGGATATATGTGATTATCGGTTTGACACCTGGCATACTTTCACTCACGGGTTTTTATTTGTATTGGAGGCGAAGATGGAATGGTAAGAAGATTATACATTGA
- a CDS encoding LytTR family DNA-binding domain-containing protein: MMDDFLFVKQSNGLFTRVDSQGIVLVEACGGCSKIVTTGSHYLVNSTLGELEGILPEAHFCRVNRSCLVGMGHISGFTVESIFILDKEVALTKAYAEKFFERVKVVF, from the coding sequence ATGATGGATGATTTTCTTTTTGTTAAACAATCAAATGGGCTTTTCACGAGAGTGGATAGTCAGGGTATTGTGCTGGTGGAGGCATGTGGAGGATGTTCTAAGATCGTTACCACTGGTAGTCATTACCTGGTGAATAGCACGCTGGGGGAACTGGAAGGGATATTGCCTGAGGCACATTTTTGTAGGGTCAACAGATCTTGTTTGGTGGGGATGGGCCATATTAGTGGGTTTACGGTGGAGTCGATTTTTATTTTGGATAAGGAGGTGGCTTTGACGAAGGCGTATGCGGAGAAGTTTTTTGAGCGGGTGAAGGTCGTGTTTTGA
- a CDS encoding transposase produces the protein MFHRWHLCGGKKRGPGVGKTKRGKGTKLMVITDANGLPLAVHTTSASPHEVTLVEATIDETLTVGRPSSHLLLFPPLPTSSI, from the coding sequence ATGTTTCATAGATGGCACCTTTGCGGTGGCAAAAAAAGGGGCCCAGGAGTTGGAAAGACCAAGCGCGGCAAGGGTACGAAACTCATGGTTATTACTGACGCTAATGGTCTTCCGCTCGCCGTGCACACGACTTCTGCTAGCCCACATGAAGTCACCCTTGTCGAAGCTACCATCGATGAAACTCTTACCGTGGGACGACCATCATCGCATTTACTTTTATTCCCCCCCCTTCCTACGAGCTCCATCTAA
- a CDS encoding Fic family protein → MSYIYLYQLKDWPHFQWDKEAITEILADVRFRQGRLLGSMESLGFNLQDEATLETLTLDVIKSSEIEGEILNHDQVRSSIARRLGIEVAGLIPADRNVEGIVEMMLDATQRHAKPLTTDRLFGWQASMFPTGFSGMYKIVVGTWRNNAKDDPMQVVSGGMGREKVHFQAPDADKLDAEMNQFINWFNSENTIDPIIKAAIAHLWFVTIHPFDDGNGRIARAITDMQLARADETSRRFYSMSAQIRTERSAYYDILERTQKGSTDITEWIIWFITCLSRALNATEHTLSTVIKKAKFWNHPVTKDLNDRQKLMLNKLLDGFDGKFTSSKWGKIAKCSHDTAIRDIQNLIDRNILLNDGSGGRSTGYLLNENFYEEK, encoded by the coding sequence ATGAGTTACATCTACCTATATCAATTGAAAGATTGGCCCCATTTCCAATGGGATAAGGAGGCAATAACCGAAATACTTGCGGATGTACGCTTCAGGCAAGGCAGGCTATTAGGTAGTATGGAGAGTTTAGGCTTTAATTTACAGGACGAGGCCACGTTAGAAACACTCACCCTCGATGTAATCAAATCCAGTGAGATTGAAGGCGAAATCTTAAACCATGACCAGGTTCGCTCTTCAATCGCCCGTCGATTAGGCATCGAAGTCGCTGGATTGATCCCTGCTGACAGAAATGTAGAAGGCATTGTCGAAATGATGCTGGATGCTACACAACGACATGCCAAACCATTGACTACCGATCGTCTATTCGGTTGGCAGGCATCCATGTTCCCCACTGGCTTTAGTGGTATGTATAAAATTGTAGTCGGCACCTGGCGTAACAATGCCAAAGATGATCCAATGCAGGTAGTCTCCGGTGGAATGGGCAGGGAAAAAGTCCATTTTCAGGCCCCGGATGCAGATAAGCTGGATGCAGAAATGAATCAATTCATTAACTGGTTCAATAGCGAAAATACAATAGACCCTATAATAAAGGCAGCTATTGCACATTTATGGTTTGTCACCATCCATCCCTTTGACGATGGAAACGGTCGTATAGCCCGTGCAATAACCGATATGCAACTGGCTAGGGCTGATGAAACCTCCCGCCGGTTCTACAGCATGTCAGCCCAAATCAGAACTGAAAGAAGCGCTTATTACGACATATTGGAACGTACTCAAAAAGGCTCAACAGATATCACAGAATGGATAATATGGTTCATTACCTGCCTAAGCCGTGCATTGAATGCTACCGAGCATACATTGTCAACTGTCATTAAAAAGGCAAAATTCTGGAACCATCCAGTAACCAAAGACTTGAATGATCGACAAAAACTAATGCTCAACAAACTGTTAGATGGCTTTGATGGCAAGTTTACATCTTCCAAATGGGGGAAGATCGCCAAGTGCTCTCATGATACCGCCATTCGCGATATACAAAACTTAATAGATCGAAATATCCTGTTAAATGATGGATCTGGGGGAAGAAGTACAGGATATTTACTTAATGAGAATTTTTACGAGGAAAAATGA